A window from Nycticebus coucang isolate mNycCou1 chromosome X, mNycCou1.pri, whole genome shotgun sequence encodes these proteins:
- the AKAP17A gene encoding A-kinase anchor protein 17A has product MAAATIVHDTSEAVELCPSYGLYLKPITKMTISVALPQLKQPGKSISNWEVMERLKSMVHNHQFSTLRISKSTMDFIRFEGEVENKSLVKSFLACLDGKTIKLSGFSDILKVRAAEFKIDFPTRHDWDSFFRDAKDMNETLPGERPDTIHLEGLPCKWFALKESGSEKPSEEVLVKVFEKFGEIRNVDIPMLDPYREEMTGRNFHTFSFGGHLNFEAYVQYCEYVGFIQAMSALRGMKLMYKGEDGKAVACNIKVSFDSTKHLSDASIKKRQLERQKLQELEQQREEQKRREKEAEERQRAEERKQKELEEQERERKREEKLRKREQKQRDRELRRSQRRLEKLQAEELLQQKIRLEERKLLLAQRNLQSIRLVAALLSRAKAARLQEQERKEERRRLQEAELRRVEEEKERALGLQRRERELRERLLTLLLTKRPDDGAMHAELGGAHVELLQPVLDILQTVSTGGASALHPLMGGAPAGAPRETPAHPEAGCPPQSVNGGVAEDAPCKEGPGVRCGTLADSSPKRCPSVLACIPDNNQQPKGAPACEQGPPRKDGRSEQDKCNREPSAGRSRAGGDSDERQQRERSGTQRAGSRDDTRPQKERRPHKKHEREGSAQRRSASPDHARSRRSRSRDRRRRGRSRGRRASPGRKHSRHRRRAERSRSRSPSRHRSTWNR; this is encoded by the exons ATGGCAGCGGCTACCATTGTGCACGACACGTCTGAGGCCGTGGAGCTCTGCCCCTCGTATGGCTTGTACCTCAAACCCATCACCAAGATGACCATTAGCGTGGCCCTGCCGCAGCTGAAGCAGCCGGGCAAGTCCATCTCCAACTGGGAGGTGATGGAGCGTCTGAAGAGCATGGTGCACAACCACCAGTTCTCCACCCTGCGCATCTCCAAGAGCACCATGGACTTCATCCGCTTCGAGGGCGAGGTGGAGAACAAGAGCCTGGTCAAGTCATTCCTGGCCTGCCTGGACGGCAAGACCATTAAGCTCAGCGGCTTCTCTGACATCCTGAAGGTGCGGGCTGCTGAGTTCAAGATCGATTTCCCAACGCGGCACGACTGGGACTCCTTCTTCCGTGATGCCAAGGACATGAACGAGACCCTGCCAGGGGAGAGGCCGGACACTATCCACCTGGAGGGGCTGCCCTGCAAGTGGTTTGCCCTTAAGGAGTCAGGCTCGGAGAAGCCCAGCGAGGAGGTCCTCGTGAAAGTGTTTGAGAAGTTTGGGGAGATCCGGAATGTGGACATCCCCATGTTGGACCCCTACCGGGAGGAGATGACTGGCCGGAACTTCCACACGTTCAGTTTTGGGGGCCACTTGAACTTCGAGGCCTATGTCCAGTACTGCGAGTATGTGGGCTTCATTCAAGCCATGAGCGCCCTGCGTGGCATGAAGCTCATGTACAAGGGTGAGGATGGCAAGGCTGTGGCCTGCAACATCAAG GTTTCTTTTGATTCAACCAAACACCTGAGTGATGCTTCCATTAAAAAGCGGCAGCTGGAGAGGCAGAAGCTTCAGGAGCTGGAGCAGCAGAGGGAGGAGCAGAAACGCAGAGAGAAGGAGGCCGAGGAGAGGCAGCGGGCAGAGGAGAG GAAACAGAAGGAGCTGGAGGAGCAGGAACGGGAGCGGAAGCGGGAGGAGAAGCTGCGGAAGAGGGAGCAGAAGCAGCGGGACCGGGAGCTGCGCCGCAGCCAGCGGAGACTGGAGAAGCTGCAGGCTGAGGAGCTGCTGCAGCAGAAGATCCGGCTGGAGGAGCGGAAGCTGCTGCTGGCCCAGCGCAACCTGCAGTCCATCCGGCTGGTGGCCGCGCTGCTCAGCAGGGCCAAG GCGGCGAGGCTGCAGGAACAGGAGCGGAAGGAGGAGCGACGGCGGCTGCAGGAGGCTGAGCTCCGGCGcgtggaggaggagaaagagcgTGCGCTGGGCCTGCAGCGCCGGGAGCGGGAGCTGCGGGAGCGCCTGCTGACCCTGCTGCTGACCAAGCGTCCGGATGACGGGGCCATGCACGCGGAGCTGGGTGGCGCGCATGTGGAGCTGCTGCAGCCTGTGCTGGACATCTTGCAGACCGTGTCCACGGGCGGCGCCAGTGCACTGCACCCCCTCATGGGTGGGGCCCCAGCGGGCGCCCCCAGGGAAACCCCGGCTCACCCAGAGGCCGGCTGCCCGCCCCAGAGCGTGAACGGCGGTGTGGCCGAGGATGCCCCATGCAAGGAGGGTCCGGGTGTGCGTTGCGGGACCCTGGCAGACAGCTCCCCGAAGAGGTGCCCCAGCGTTCTTGCCTGCATCCCTGACAACAACCAGCAGCCCAAGGGCGCTCCCGCCTGTGAGCAGGGTCCGCCCAGGAAGGATGGGCGCTCCGAGCAGGACAAGTGCAACCGGGAGCCCAGCGCCGGCCGCAGCCGGGCAGGTGGGGACAGCGACGAGCGACAGCAACGGGAGCGCAGTGGGACCCAGCGAGCCGGCAGCAGGGACGACACGCGGCCGCAGAAGGAGCGGAGGCCGCACAAGAAGCACGAGAGGGAGGGCAGTGCGCAGCGGCGGAGCGCCAGCCCGGACCACGCGCGGTCCCGCAGGTCGCGCAGCAGAGACAGGCGCCGCCGGGGCCGCAGCCGGGGCCGCAGGGCCAGTCCGGGCCGGAAGCACAGCCGTCACCGCCGCAGGGCCGAGCGCTCTCGCTCCCGGTCCCCGAGCCGGCACCGCAGCACCTGGAACAGGTAA